The Micromonospora sp. M71_S20 genome has a window encoding:
- a CDS encoding zinc-binding dehydrogenase: MVNWVVSLAGPRRISLEPCPPDPLGPGQVRIRTCYSGISAGTELTLYRGSNPRLSKDWDDVSRMFVPRQTAVPYPLVGFGYEEVGEIVEVAPDVADRRAGQVVWGIWGHRAEAVVPADAVHPLPAGLDPLAAVFARPGEIALTTVLAGDLHLGDWVAVFGQGVIGLLATRLAVLSGARVVAVDRVPARLAHAGRLGARTVVDAGAESAAAVLRRATGGRGADVCLELSGAYPALHEAIRSTAHAGRVVAAGFYQGQADGLGLGEEFHHNRIQLVAAQVSGPTPAPGMAGRWTGARVAHTFMDLVAEGSVDPLPLVSHVVDASAVADALALLDRGDADVLQVVLRF; the protein is encoded by the coding sequence ATGGTCAACTGGGTTGTCTCACTCGCCGGGCCCCGACGGATCAGCCTCGAGCCCTGCCCCCCGGATCCGCTCGGCCCCGGCCAGGTCCGGATCCGCACCTGCTACTCCGGCATCTCGGCCGGCACGGAGCTCACCCTCTACCGGGGCAGCAATCCCCGGCTGAGCAAGGACTGGGACGACGTCAGCCGGATGTTCGTGCCCCGGCAGACCGCCGTGCCGTACCCGCTGGTGGGCTTCGGCTACGAGGAGGTCGGCGAGATCGTCGAGGTCGCGCCCGACGTGGCCGACCGCCGGGCCGGGCAGGTCGTCTGGGGCATCTGGGGGCACCGCGCCGAGGCGGTCGTGCCCGCCGACGCGGTGCATCCGCTGCCCGCCGGGCTGGACCCCCTCGCCGCGGTCTTCGCCCGCCCCGGGGAGATCGCCCTCACCACCGTGCTCGCCGGTGACCTGCACCTGGGCGACTGGGTCGCGGTCTTCGGGCAGGGCGTCATCGGGCTGCTCGCCACCCGGCTCGCCGTCCTCTCCGGCGCGCGGGTGGTCGCCGTCGACCGGGTGCCCGCCCGGCTGGCGCACGCCGGCCGGCTTGGCGCCCGGACCGTCGTCGACGCGGGCGCCGAGTCGGCCGCGGCCGTGTTGCGCCGGGCCACCGGCGGCCGGGGCGCGGACGTCTGCCTGGAACTGTCCGGGGCGTACCCGGCGCTGCACGAGGCGATCCGCTCCACCGCCCACGCCGGCCGCGTCGTGGCCGCCGGCTTCTACCAGGGACAGGCCGACGGGCTCGGCCTGGGTGAGGAGTTCCACCACAACCGGATCCAGCTGGTGGCGGCCCAGGTCTCCGGGCCGACCCCGGCGCCCGGCATGGCCGGCCGGTGGACCGGGGCCCGCGTCGCACACACCTTCATGGACCTGGTGGCCGAGGGCAGCGTCGACCCGCTGCCGCTGGTGAGCCACGTCGTCGACGCGAGCGCGGTGGCCGACGCGCTGGCGCTGCTCGACCGCGGTGACGCTGACGTCCTCCAAGTGGTGCTGAGGTTCTGA
- a CDS encoding sugar phosphate isomerase/epimerase family protein — protein sequence MTIPLACQEQLLPGTDLIQKYALATALGYDAIELRGSGDLGLARRLPELRRARAAGVLMPTVCVEMDHFIGDFDPDRSRDAVRNLRSQLSVIAEVGGVGAMTPAAWGMFSRRLPPFEPPRSPAGDRQVLVDALGELGEHARAEGVTLFLEPLNRYEDHMVNRLADAVALCAAVGLPSVRVVADTFHMNIEEDDVHRAVRAAAPYLGHVQVSDSNRHQPGAGHLDWPALVRTLLEIDYRGWLALECRLRGDPVRALHQAAAVLRHAQPRQAAA from the coding sequence ATGACGATTCCCCTGGCCTGTCAGGAGCAGCTCCTGCCGGGCACCGACCTGATCCAGAAGTACGCGCTCGCCACCGCGCTCGGCTACGACGCGATCGAGCTGCGCGGCTCCGGCGACCTCGGCCTCGCCCGCCGGCTGCCCGAGCTGCGCCGGGCCCGCGCCGCCGGGGTGCTCATGCCCACCGTCTGCGTGGAGATGGACCACTTCATCGGCGACTTCGACCCCGATCGCTCCCGCGACGCGGTGCGCAACCTGCGCTCCCAGCTCTCCGTGATCGCCGAGGTCGGCGGCGTCGGCGCGATGACCCCGGCCGCGTGGGGGATGTTCTCCCGGCGGCTGCCGCCGTTCGAGCCGCCCCGCTCACCCGCCGGCGACCGGCAGGTGCTCGTCGACGCCCTGGGCGAGCTGGGGGAGCACGCCCGCGCCGAGGGGGTCACCCTCTTCCTGGAACCGCTCAACCGGTACGAGGACCACATGGTCAACCGGCTCGCCGACGCGGTCGCCCTCTGCGCGGCCGTCGGGCTGCCCTCGGTGCGGGTGGTGGCGGACACCTTCCACATGAACATCGAGGAGGACGACGTGCACCGGGCGGTGCGCGCCGCCGCGCCGTACCTCGGGCACGTGCAGGTCAGCGACTCCAACCGCCACCAGCCCGGCGCCGGGCACCTCGACTGGCCGGCACTGGTCCGCACCCTGCTGGAGATCGACTACCGGGGCTGGCTGGCGCTGGAGTGCCGGCTGCGCGGCGACCCCGTACGCGCCCTGCACCAGGCCGCCGCCGTGCTGCGGCACGCCCAGCCCCGGCAGGCGGCGGCGTGA